One Chitinophaga sp. H8 DNA window includes the following coding sequences:
- a CDS encoding aspartate-semialdehyde dehydrogenase translates to MKVAVVGATGLVGTKMLQVLAERNFPVTELIPVASEKSVGKEVAFKGKTYKVVNADTAIAMKPNVALFSAGGSTSLEWAPKFAAAGITVIDNSSAWRMDPTKKLVVPEVNGKTLTPEDKIIANPNCSTIQMVLVMSPLHDQYKIKRVVVSTYQSVTGTGVKAVTQLMNERKGETGEMAYPYQIDLNVIPQIDVFLENGYTKEEMKMVNETKKIMGDNSIQVTATTVRIPVMGGHSESVNLEFDNEYEVANVRKLLAATPGIVVVDDPANLQYPMPKDAHDKDEVLVGRIRRDETQPKTLNMWIVADNLRKGAATNAVQIAEYLHQQKWI, encoded by the coding sequence ATGAAAGTCGCCGTAGTTGGAGCCACCGGACTGGTAGGCACAAAAATGTTACAAGTGTTAGCGGAAAGGAATTTTCCCGTAACAGAATTGATTCCTGTTGCCTCCGAAAAGTCTGTAGGTAAGGAAGTAGCATTTAAGGGCAAGACTTATAAGGTGGTGAATGCAGATACGGCTATCGCCATGAAGCCTAATGTAGCCCTGTTCTCTGCAGGTGGCAGCACCTCCCTGGAATGGGCCCCTAAATTTGCGGCTGCGGGTATTACCGTTATCGATAACTCTTCTGCCTGGCGTATGGACCCCACCAAAAAACTGGTGGTGCCGGAAGTAAATGGCAAAACATTAACACCGGAAGATAAGATCATCGCTAACCCTAATTGCTCTACCATCCAGATGGTACTGGTAATGTCCCCGCTGCACGACCAATATAAAATTAAAAGGGTAGTGGTATCTACTTACCAGTCTGTAACAGGTACCGGCGTAAAGGCGGTTACCCAGCTCATGAATGAAAGAAAAGGAGAAACCGGTGAAATGGCTTACCCTTACCAGATAGACCTGAACGTCATCCCCCAGATCGATGTATTCCTGGAAAACGGATACACCAAAGAGGAAATGAAGATGGTTAACGAAACCAAGAAGATCATGGGCGATAATTCCATACAGGTAACTGCTACTACTGTACGTATCCCTGTAATGGGCGGACATAGCGAATCCGTAAACCTGGAGTTTGATAATGAATACGAAGTAGCTAATGTACGTAAACTACTGGCAGCTACTCCCGGAATAGTGGTAGTGGATGATCCGGCTAACCTGCAGTACCCCATGCCTAAAGATGCGCATGACAAGGATGAAGTACTGGTAGGCCGTATACGCCGGGATGAAACCCAGCCTAAAACATTGAATATGTGGATTGTAGCAGATAACCTGCGTAAAGGGGCTGCTACTAATGCCGTACAGATCGCGGAATACCTGCACCAGCAAAAATGGATCTAA
- a CDS encoding DUF5606 family protein, with translation MQYREIVAVTGLGGLFQLIASKQDGAIVRSLEDKSTRFVSSRVHNFTPLESIEVFTTGDNVNLAEVFKAMQEKEASFPLVDTKADNNTIKAYFKNVYPEFDEERVYVSDMKKMVKWFVVLKANELLKFEEILAGEEEAAEVAEEAPKAKQAAATEATEEEKPKKPRATKKAAKEEGEEGAEAAEKAPKKAKAKKEDAPAAEGEAPKKAAKPRKKKTEEE, from the coding sequence ATGCAGTACAGAGAAATTGTTGCAGTAACCGGTTTGGGCGGTTTGTTTCAACTAATAGCCAGTAAACAAGATGGCGCTATCGTAAGATCCCTGGAAGATAAGAGCACAAGGTTTGTTTCTTCCCGTGTCCATAACTTTACTCCGCTGGAAAGTATTGAAGTATTTACCACCGGTGATAATGTAAACCTGGCTGAGGTATTCAAGGCCATGCAGGAAAAAGAAGCTTCTTTCCCTTTAGTAGATACTAAAGCGGACAACAATACCATTAAAGCATACTTCAAGAACGTATACCCTGAGTTTGATGAAGAAAGGGTGTATGTAAGTGATATGAAGAAGATGGTAAAATGGTTTGTGGTATTAAAAGCTAACGAACTGTTGAAGTTTGAAGAAATCCTGGCTGGTGAAGAGGAAGCAGCAGAAGTAGCGGAAGAAGCGCCTAAAGCAAAGCAGGCAGCAGCAACGGAAGCTACAGAAGAAGAAAAGCCTAAAAAACCACGCGCTACCAAAAAGGCAGCGAAGGAAGAGGGTGAAGAAGGTGCAGAGGCAGCAGAGAAAGCGCCTAAGAAAGCAAAAGCTAAGAAAGAAGATGCACCGGCAGCGGAAGGTGAAGCACCTAAGAAAGCTGCAAAACCCCGTAAGAAAAAAACGGAAGAAGAATAA
- a CDS encoding M3 family oligoendopeptidase produces the protein MSVLNAAIKKLPRQFLPEDFVVTTWEALQPYFEELKQRPLTSLEVLEQWLKDMSELEAVISEDACWRQIRMTCDTTDKSLEEAFAYFCMQIQPQLQPYADALNKKLMESEWVKALDQQEYATYLRNVNKQIKLFREENIPLQAELSVMAQQYGAIAGKMTITVNEQEYTLQQAAKFLESDNRALREEVFRKTAARRLADKDALDQLYTSLIGKRQQVAVNAGYANYRDYKFAELGRFDYTKEDCFQFHAAIKEHIVPLTQQILEKHKQKLGLDTLKPWDTEAEPAGIKPLEPFQTGEELINKAIQCFDELGPFFGDCLRVMKQMGRLDLESRKGKAPGGYNCPLAETGVPFIFMNAAGQMKDLTTMVHEGGHAVHSFLSHHLELSAFKEYPMEIAEVASMSMELFTMDHWNIFFDDAAALRRARMQQLERAITIFPWIATIDKFQHWIYEHPQHTVAERTAKWLEILDEFSPAITDWSGLEDYRAITWQRQLHLFEVPFYYIEYGIAQLGAIAMWKQYKENKTQALENYMNALRLGNTRTLPELYKAAGIKFDFSPAYVKELVAFVKTEMEKIAE, from the coding sequence ATGTCAGTATTAAATGCAGCGATTAAAAAACTTCCCCGGCAATTTTTACCGGAAGATTTTGTGGTAACGACCTGGGAAGCATTACAGCCTTATTTCGAAGAGCTGAAACAAAGGCCGCTTACCAGCCTGGAAGTATTGGAGCAATGGCTGAAAGATATGAGTGAACTGGAAGCCGTGATCAGTGAAGATGCCTGCTGGCGTCAGATACGTATGACCTGCGATACTACCGACAAATCACTGGAGGAAGCATTTGCTTATTTCTGTATGCAGATACAGCCACAGTTGCAACCATATGCAGATGCGCTGAACAAGAAGCTCATGGAATCTGAATGGGTGAAGGCCCTGGATCAGCAGGAATATGCTACTTACCTGCGTAATGTGAACAAACAGATAAAACTGTTCCGTGAAGAGAACATCCCTTTACAGGCAGAGCTGAGCGTAATGGCACAGCAATATGGCGCGATAGCCGGAAAGATGACGATTACCGTTAACGAGCAGGAATATACGTTGCAGCAGGCGGCTAAATTCCTGGAAAGCGACAACCGGGCCTTACGGGAAGAAGTATTCCGCAAAACAGCTGCCCGTCGCCTGGCAGATAAAGATGCGCTGGACCAGTTATATACTTCCCTGATTGGTAAACGCCAGCAGGTAGCTGTTAACGCAGGATATGCCAACTACCGCGATTATAAATTTGCCGAACTGGGCCGCTTTGATTATACCAAAGAGGACTGTTTCCAGTTTCATGCAGCTATCAAGGAACATATTGTTCCGCTTACCCAGCAGATACTTGAAAAGCATAAACAGAAATTAGGGCTGGATACCTTAAAGCCCTGGGATACAGAGGCAGAGCCGGCAGGTATAAAACCACTGGAACCTTTTCAAACCGGGGAAGAGCTGATCAATAAAGCGATTCAGTGTTTTGATGAACTGGGCCCTTTCTTTGGCGATTGTCTGCGGGTGATGAAACAGATGGGACGGCTGGATCTGGAAAGCCGTAAGGGTAAAGCACCAGGCGGGTATAATTGTCCGCTGGCAGAAACCGGTGTACCCTTCATCTTTATGAATGCTGCGGGGCAGATGAAAGACCTGACCACTATGGTACATGAGGGCGGGCATGCAGTGCATTCCTTCCTGAGCCATCACCTGGAACTGAGCGCTTTCAAGGAATACCCTATGGAAATAGCGGAAGTGGCCAGTATGAGCATGGAACTTTTTACCATGGACCACTGGAATATTTTCTTTGACGATGCAGCAGCATTACGCCGTGCCCGTATGCAACAACTGGAGCGCGCTATTACCATCTTCCCATGGATAGCTACGATTGACAAATTCCAGCATTGGATATATGAACATCCGCAACATACCGTTGCAGAACGTACTGCAAAGTGGCTGGAAATCCTGGATGAGTTTTCTCCGGCAATAACTGACTGGAGCGGCCTGGAAGATTACCGTGCTATTACCTGGCAAAGACAACTGCACCTGTTTGAAGTGCCTTTCTATTATATCGAATATGGTATAGCACAACTGGGCGCTATTGCTATGTGGAAACAGTATAAGGAAAACAAAACACAGGCATTGGAAAACTATATGAATGCCCTGCGCCTGGGCAACACCAGGACCTTACCGGAACTTTATAAAGCAGCAGGTATTAAGTTTGATTTCTCCCCTGCTTACGTAAAAGAACTGGTGGCGTTTGTGAAGACAGAGATGGAAAAGATTGCGGAATAG
- a CDS encoding Fur family transcriptional regulator: MTNKQTEKISILLRESKLSVTETRMKILELFMKSNGALEHSDFDKLTGKAFDRVTVYRTLQTFLDKGIIHKIPTTDTSVRYALCKDACSEHVHNDHHVHFKCEECGTTICLDETNVPDIHLPRGYAAHNVEVVVSGVCKQCK; encoded by the coding sequence ATGACCAACAAACAAACTGAAAAGATTTCCATATTGCTTCGTGAAAGCAAACTCAGCGTAACAGAAACCAGGATGAAGATCCTGGAACTGTTTATGAAGAGTAATGGTGCATTGGAACATAGTGACTTTGATAAGCTCACCGGGAAAGCATTTGACCGTGTAACGGTATACCGCACTTTACAAACCTTCCTGGATAAAGGTATCATTCATAAAATCCCTACTACGGATACCTCTGTACGTTATGCTTTATGTAAAGATGCCTGCTCCGAACATGTACACAACGATCACCATGTACATTTCAAATGTGAAGAATGCGGCACTACCATTTGCCTGGATGAAACCAATGTACCAGATATACATCTCCCAAGAGGATATGCAGCCCATAATGTAGAGGTGGTAGTAAGCGGGGTATGCAAACAATGTAAATAA
- a CDS encoding SCO family protein, which yields MSKKAIFYIVFFVLLSAAFLGYAGYTILGERGSFFGVEKLPVLGTPGHEIQGFSFTNQAGKTITNADVKNKIYVAEYFFTTCTGICPKMNTNMKKVYEAFKNNPNFLILSHTVDPDHDSVPVLKAYAEKYGADAKNWWFLTGDKVNLYKLARESYLVDDGTPSGAEDFVHTQWFALVDKEGRVRGLYEGTKLPDVYKLIKDIERLMKE from the coding sequence ATGTCGAAGAAGGCCATTTTTTATATCGTTTTTTTTGTGCTGCTAAGCGCCGCTTTTTTAGGCTATGCCGGCTACACCATTCTGGGTGAAAGAGGTTCTTTTTTTGGAGTGGAAAAACTACCCGTACTGGGCACTCCGGGGCATGAAATACAAGGCTTTTCCTTTACCAACCAGGCAGGGAAAACGATCACCAATGCTGACGTAAAAAACAAGATCTATGTAGCGGAATACTTTTTTACTACCTGTACAGGTATTTGTCCCAAGATGAATACCAACATGAAAAAAGTATACGAGGCATTCAAAAACAATCCCAACTTCCTGATCCTGTCCCATACCGTAGATCCGGATCACGACAGTGTACCCGTACTAAAAGCATATGCTGAAAAATATGGAGCAGATGCTAAAAACTGGTGGTTCCTCACCGGCGACAAAGTGAACCTGTATAAACTGGCGCGGGAAAGCTACCTGGTAGATGATGGTACACCTTCCGGAGCAGAAGATTTTGTGCATACCCAATGGTTTGCACTCGTAGATAAAGAAGGCCGTGTACGTGGCCTGTATGAAGGCACCAAACTGCCGGATGTATACAAACTCATTAAGGACATAGAACGCCTGATGAAAGAGTAA
- a CDS encoding GTP-binding protein, translating to MKKLPVTVLSGFLGAGKTTLLHHILHNREQMRVAVIVNDMSEVNIDARLVKQEHTFHKTEERLVEMSNGCICCTLREDLLKEVEQLAGQDKFDYLLIESTGISEPMPIAQTFCYQDPDNGIDLSPVSQLDTMVTVVDAFNFLSDYNSVALLLEKGLTADMEDRRTIVNLLTDQVEFANVILLNKCDLVDREKLDLLKAVLRKLNTSANIIETVKGQVPLKEILHTGLFDFETTSQSAGWIAALEEEHIPETEEYGITSFVYRSRAPFHPIRFWHYLNERWPTNIIRSKGLYWIASRPAIAINWSQAGGSLRAEKAGNWWCTIPRKEWHLDEATYQLVTQRWDKVFADRYNEIVIIGQSLDIAAITQELDNCLCNRHEILDYLGGAYFEDPFPPM from the coding sequence ATGAAAAAACTACCGGTTACTGTATTAAGTGGCTTTTTAGGGGCGGGCAAAACGACTTTGCTCCATCATATATTACATAATCGTGAGCAGATGCGGGTAGCTGTTATTGTGAATGATATGAGTGAGGTGAATATTGATGCCCGGCTGGTAAAGCAGGAACATACCTTTCATAAAACCGAAGAGCGGCTGGTGGAAATGAGTAATGGTTGTATTTGCTGTACCCTTCGGGAAGATCTGTTAAAGGAGGTAGAGCAGCTGGCCGGGCAGGATAAATTTGATTACCTGCTGATTGAGTCTACCGGCATATCAGAGCCTATGCCTATCGCACAAACCTTTTGTTATCAGGACCCAGACAATGGCATTGATCTGAGCCCGGTGAGCCAGCTGGACACGATGGTTACCGTGGTAGATGCATTTAACTTTCTGTCTGATTATAATAGTGTGGCGCTGCTGCTGGAGAAGGGATTAACTGCGGATATGGAAGACAGGCGGACTATCGTGAATCTGCTGACTGACCAGGTAGAATTTGCCAATGTGATTCTATTGAATAAATGTGATCTGGTAGACCGGGAAAAGCTGGACCTGTTAAAAGCGGTACTCAGGAAGCTGAATACCAGTGCCAACATTATAGAAACGGTGAAAGGGCAGGTACCCCTGAAAGAGATCTTGCATACGGGATTGTTTGATTTTGAAACCACCTCACAAAGTGCAGGATGGATAGCAGCATTGGAAGAGGAGCATATTCCTGAAACTGAGGAGTATGGTATTACTTCTTTTGTGTACCGGAGCCGGGCCCCTTTTCATCCCATCCGTTTCTGGCATTATCTGAATGAGCGCTGGCCTACGAATATTATACGCAGTAAGGGATTATACTGGATTGCTTCGCGGCCGGCCATTGCCATTAACTGGAGCCAGGCGGGTGGTTCTCTGCGGGCAGAAAAGGCGGGGAACTGGTGGTGTACGATTCCCAGAAAGGAATGGCATTTGGATGAAGCAACGTATCAGTTGGTTACACAACGTTGGGATAAGGTATTTGCCGACCGTTATAATGAGATTGTTATTATCGGGCAGTCGTTGGATATCGCAGCCATTACCCAGGAATTGGATAATTGTTTGTGCAACCGGCATGAGATACTGGATTATTTAGGTGGTGCTTATTTCGAGGATCCGTTTCCTCCCATGTAA
- the purN gene encoding phosphoribosylglycinamide formyltransferase, translating to MKNIAIFASGTGSNAQKIIDHFRHSDKARVTLILCNKPGAGILQIAEREGIESVIIEKEKFFHSDTYVQLLQQLPADLIVLAGFLWKVPANLVQAFPDRIINIHPALLPKYGGKGMYGHFVHEAVVNAGEKVSGITIHYVNEKYDDGAPILQERCDITPEDTPESVARKVLTLEHHWYPIIVERLLS from the coding sequence TTGAAAAATATTGCCATTTTTGCTTCAGGCACAGGGAGTAACGCACAAAAAATCATTGACCATTTCAGACATTCAGATAAAGCGCGGGTAACCCTGATCCTTTGCAATAAACCCGGCGCAGGCATCCTGCAAATTGCAGAAAGGGAAGGAATTGAAAGCGTTATCATCGAAAAGGAAAAATTCTTTCACTCAGATACTTATGTACAGCTGTTGCAGCAACTGCCGGCAGACCTGATCGTGCTGGCAGGTTTTTTATGGAAGGTACCAGCCAACCTGGTACAGGCTTTTCCTGACCGCATCATTAATATACACCCTGCACTGTTACCAAAATATGGTGGTAAAGGTATGTACGGTCACTTTGTACATGAAGCAGTGGTAAATGCCGGAGAGAAAGTAAGTGGTATTACCATTCATTACGTGAATGAAAAATATGATGATGGTGCACCTATCCTGCAGGAACGTTGTGACATTACGCCAGAGGATACACCGGAAAGTGTAGCACGTAAAGTATTAACCCTGGAACACCACTGGTATCCTATAATTGTGGAACGATTATTGTCTTAG
- a CDS encoding copper resistance protein NlpE N-terminal domain-containing protein has protein sequence MLYRISCISAILFLFAACQSGTPGQQNQDSIPASTSTPVTTTAGEPVTGSYQGTLPCADCPGIDYQLSLYEDSSYQAITAYQGRGNNIAEVTTGKWTQAADTVLVQDGKVIRRFLAGAHQLTQLDGSGQVITGALASYYILKHVEGGGNHTYLREKAQSGVSFMANGNEPGWSLEINKKQLLFRNMNGDSLSAPLPAANPNTDTLKTYTSGKLKVSIRNTMCMDDMSGFMSPCSVQVEANDKTYRGCGQYIK, from the coding sequence ATGTTATATAGAATATCTTGCATATCTGCCATTTTGTTCCTGTTTGCAGCCTGCCAATCAGGTACCCCCGGACAACAAAACCAGGATAGTATTCCTGCCAGTACTTCCACCCCTGTTACCACTACTGCAGGTGAACCTGTTACCGGCAGCTACCAAGGTACCCTCCCCTGCGCAGATTGCCCCGGCATCGATTATCAGCTCAGCTTATACGAGGATAGCTCCTACCAGGCTATCACCGCCTACCAGGGCAGGGGGAATAATATTGCAGAAGTCACCACCGGCAAATGGACCCAGGCTGCTGATACCGTCCTGGTACAGGATGGTAAAGTAATCCGCCGCTTTTTAGCCGGCGCCCATCAGCTTACCCAGCTCGATGGCTCCGGACAGGTCATTACCGGTGCCCTGGCGTCCTATTATATATTAAAGCATGTGGAAGGGGGAGGTAACCATACTTATCTCCGGGAAAAGGCCCAATCAGGTGTCAGCTTCATGGCCAATGGGAATGAGCCGGGATGGAGCCTGGAAATCAATAAAAAACAACTCCTCTTCCGTAACATGAACGGGGATTCCCTGTCGGCCCCATTACCAGCTGCCAACCCCAATACAGATACACTCAAAACCTATACCTCCGGCAAACTGAAGGTCAGCATCCGGAATACCATGTGTATGGATGATATGAGTGGGTTCATGTCCCCCTGCTCCGTTCAGGTAGAAGCGAATGATAAAACTTACCGCGGATGCGGACAATATATTAAATAA
- a CDS encoding c-type cytochrome: protein MYRRVSILLRKHFVSVLILCAGLVLLSSTLKAADPAKGKALFQQDCASCHNVHKKLTGPALKGVEERWSDKKLLHQWIHNSAAVLATGDVYANNLFNEYNKLAMTPFPNLSEEDIDNILAYIAVEGAKEPGGAKPEAGAAGAGAAKESGDNSLLFGIITLVLAVVALILMQINSNLNKLAADKEGVATVEPVPFYKNKAYIALCILLLFIVGGYFTINGAIGLGRQKDYMPEQPIFYSHKVHAGINQINCLYCHAGAEKSKHAMIPSENICMNCHKAVNEYTGPQLFTAEGKKVDGTAEIHKLYEHVGWDPAVNQYTKPGKPIEWTKIHNLPDHVYFNHSQHVVAGKQQCQTCHGAIQDMDEVHQFADLSMGWCVNCHRTTKVQFNDNKYYSIFEKFHEDVKNHKIDSVTVEMVGGTECQKCHY from the coding sequence GTGTATCGTCGTGTTTCCATTCTTTTGCGCAAGCATTTTGTGAGTGTGCTTATCCTATGCGCTGGTCTAGTATTACTCTCTTCTACCTTAAAGGCAGCGGACCCTGCGAAGGGTAAAGCATTGTTTCAGCAAGATTGTGCTTCCTGCCATAATGTCCACAAGAAATTGACTGGACCTGCCCTTAAAGGAGTGGAAGAGAGATGGTCTGATAAGAAATTATTGCACCAATGGATCCATAACTCCGCTGCAGTGTTGGCTACAGGTGATGTTTATGCAAACAACCTGTTTAACGAGTATAATAAGCTCGCCATGACTCCTTTCCCGAACTTATCGGAAGAGGACATTGATAACATCCTGGCCTACATCGCTGTAGAAGGAGCCAAGGAACCTGGAGGTGCCAAGCCTGAAGCTGGTGCAGCCGGTGCCGGTGCTGCCAAGGAAAGTGGTGACAACAGCCTGCTGTTTGGCATCATTACCCTGGTATTGGCAGTAGTAGCACTGATCCTGATGCAGATCAACAGCAATCTGAACAAGCTGGCTGCTGACAAGGAAGGTGTAGCAACAGTAGAACCAGTACCTTTCTACAAGAACAAGGCATACATTGCGCTTTGCATACTGCTGCTGTTTATAGTAGGTGGTTACTTTACTATCAATGGAGCTATTGGCCTGGGGCGTCAGAAAGACTACATGCCAGAGCAACCGATCTTCTACTCTCACAAGGTTCACGCAGGTATTAACCAGATCAACTGTCTGTATTGCCACGCTGGCGCTGAAAAGAGCAAGCATGCTATGATTCCTTCTGAAAACATCTGTATGAACTGTCACAAGGCGGTGAATGAATACACCGGTCCTCAGCTGTTCACTGCAGAAGGTAAGAAAGTAGATGGTACTGCAGAGATTCATAAATTGTATGAGCACGTAGGATGGGATCCTGCTGTGAATCAATATACCAAACCCGGCAAGCCTATTGAGTGGACCAAGATCCACAACCTGCCTGACCACGTATACTTCAATCACTCCCAACACGTGGTAGCCGGAAAACAACAATGCCAAACCTGCCATGGTGCTATTCAGGATATGGACGAAGTACATCAGTTTGCTGATCTGTCTATGGGATGGTGCGTAAACTGTCACCGTACTACTAAAGTTCAGTTCAACGACAACAAGTACTACAGCATATTTGAGAAGTTCCACGAAGATGTCAAGAATCACAAGATAGACAGCGTGACTGTAGAAATGGTGGGTGGTACTGAATGTCAAAAATGTCACTACTAA